The window ACAGAAGTACCTGTTTGGCTTTGAAGAAAGTTACGGTTATCTTGCAGGAACAGATGTAAGAGATAAGGATGCGGTAGTTGCATCAATGCTTATTGCAGAGATGGCTGCTTATTACAAGGCAAAAGGTATTTCCTTGTATGACGCACTTATAAATGTTTATGAAAAGTACGGCTATTATCTTGAAGGCATCAGTTCCTTTACCCTTGAAGGTAAGGATGGTGTTACAAAAATTAAACAAGCCTTGTCAACTATGAGAAACACCAGATATGAAGCATTTGGAGATATCAAGGTTAAGGCTGTCAGAGATTACCACAAATCAGAAAGGTATGTAATTGTAAGCGGGACTACAGAGAAAATCCTTTTACCTGAGTCAGACGTGCTTTATTTTGAAATGGAAGACGGTTCATGGTTCTGCGTAAGGCCATCAGGAACAGAGCCTAAAATAAAGATTTATTACGGAGTATCAGAAAAGACATTGAATTTGTCTCAGGATAAACTTGAAAAGTTTAAAGCTGGTGTTCTTGATGTTATAAAGCCACTCTTATAATATAGCTTTTAAAAAGCCATGAAAATCGGTGATATCACCTGATTTTCACGGCTTTATTTTATGGAAGCTGGATTACTGCAATTTCCGGAACCGAAAAGAAACGGAAAGGAAACAGAACATTACCCAGGCCCCTGTTAATATAAATAACTATTCCGTTAATTTTATGAAGCCCTCTCCTGTAACCCCTCCTGCAAAGCTGTTCTCTTCTAAGAATTCTGAATTCCAGATGAAAAGGCATCCATATCTGTCCGCCGTGAAAATGTCCGCATAGAAAGTAATCAGTGTGATGTTGTGATAATGTAAGTAATGTATCCGGGTTATGTGATAGTACAATATTAATATGGTTTTGGAATGAAGAATTTACATTTGCGAATGCTTTAGCCAAATCGGGCTTTCCTCTTTTCAGGTCATCAATACCAATGATATTGTATGTAGTACTATTTTTGCATATACTTACAGAAGCGTTATTAAGGACAACAGCCCCGGTCTGTTCCAACTGGTCAATAAAGCCTTCTACGCCTTTATTAATAATTTGATGTGCTTTATGGTCATGGTTCCCAAGTGTGAGGTATACGGGAAAAATATCAGCTATTGCTTTTATTAAATCCAAAGCTTTGGGAATATCCTTCTCTGTTTCAATATAATCTCCCGAAATAAGGACTATATCTGGATTTACTTCTTTCAATTTGTTTATAAGCTTTTTCTTTTGAATATGAATATGATTTACATGTAAATCGGATAAATGTGCGATTTTAAGACCTTTTGAACTTTTGCTAAAGTTGATATAGTTCTTT of the Ruminiclostridium papyrosolvens DSM 2782 genome contains:
- a CDS encoding metallophosphoesterase; protein product: MNYIIITSTIVLLLVYMLFETTLLKKNYINFSKSSKGLKIAHLSDLHVNHIHIQKKKLINKLKEVNPDIVLISGDYIETEKDIPKALDLIKAIADIFPVYLTLGNHDHKAHQIINKGVEGFIDQLEQTGAVVLNNASVSICKNSTTYNIIGIDDLKRGKPDLAKAFANVNSSFQNHINIVLSHNPDTLLTLSQHHTDYFLCGHFHGGQIWMPFHLEFRILRREQLCRRGYRRGLHKINGIVIYINRGLGNVLFPFRFFSVPEIAVIQLP